The Borreliella andersonii genome has a segment encoding these proteins:
- the rny gene encoding ribonuclease Y, protein MIYIIFSSIFAGFILGFLVRVFLGRLSLLGLEKKLKKVRVESQLEIENERRQIIANAKSQMLKEKNQQDRDIRDRKNEIVNLEKRLLQREETLDKRISALDKQQSRVDFKIKELEQKEKVIREKEADLVKRLENISGLTREDARKIVIEKVEHESKRDAQVIINKSEQEAQLLADKVAKDILVSTMQRIVTEVSSEFTVASVELPSDEMKGRIIGKEGRNIRALETLIGADIIIDDTPEAVVISCFDPIRKELAKRTLERLVTDGRIHPARIEEVVYNVTNEINSIIQEEGEKVVFDLNIHGLDKRLIRGLGRLYFRSSYGQNVLSHSKETAIIGEILAKEMKLDPVVVKRACLLHDIGKGIESISENSEGHAITGAELAQSCGESEVVVNAIAAHHNEVKPESLEAIVVQIADAISASRPGARRESLNNYINRLKRLEDIAYSFEGVQKCYAIQAGREVRIIVDNALINDDRSILLARDIAKKIEAEMRYPGKIKVTIIRETRVIEYAR, encoded by the coding sequence ATGATATATATTATTTTTTCTTCTATTTTTGCTGGCTTTATATTAGGATTTTTAGTAAGAGTTTTTTTAGGTAGGTTGTCTTTATTAGGTTTAGAAAAAAAACTGAAAAAAGTAAGAGTAGAATCACAATTAGAGATAGAAAATGAAAGAAGGCAAATTATTGCTAATGCAAAATCTCAAATGCTTAAAGAAAAAAACCAGCAAGATAGGGATATAAGAGATCGGAAAAATGAGATTGTTAATTTAGAAAAGAGATTATTACAAAGAGAAGAAACCTTAGATAAGAGAATATCTGCTCTTGATAAACAGCAGTCTAGAGTTGATTTTAAGATTAAAGAATTGGAACAAAAAGAAAAAGTAATAAGAGAAAAAGAAGCTGATCTTGTTAAAAGATTGGAAAATATTTCTGGGCTTACAAGAGAAGATGCAAGAAAGATTGTAATTGAAAAAGTTGAGCATGAGTCTAAAAGAGATGCTCAAGTTATTATCAATAAAAGTGAACAAGAAGCACAGTTATTAGCAGATAAGGTTGCAAAAGATATTTTAGTATCTACTATGCAGCGTATTGTTACGGAGGTAAGTTCTGAGTTTACAGTAGCTTCTGTTGAACTACCTAGTGATGAGATGAAAGGTAGGATTATAGGTAAAGAAGGGCGCAATATTAGGGCTCTTGAAACTTTAATAGGAGCAGATATCATTATTGATGATACGCCTGAAGCTGTTGTTATATCTTGCTTTGATCCAATAAGAAAAGAGCTTGCTAAGAGGACCTTAGAAAGGCTTGTTACAGATGGCAGAATTCATCCTGCTAGGATTGAAGAAGTTGTATATAATGTTACCAATGAGATAAATAGTATTATTCAAGAAGAAGGTGAGAAGGTGGTTTTTGACCTTAATATACATGGGCTTGATAAAAGGCTTATTAGAGGGTTGGGAAGGCTTTACTTTAGAAGTAGTTATGGTCAAAATGTTTTAAGCCACTCTAAAGAAACAGCTATCATAGGGGAAATTTTAGCTAAAGAGATGAAATTGGATCCTGTTGTAGTAAAAAGAGCGTGTCTTTTGCATGATATTGGTAAAGGGATAGAAAGTATTTCTGAGAATAGCGAAGGGCATGCTATTACTGGTGCTGAACTTGCTCAAAGTTGCGGAGAGAGCGAAGTTGTTGTTAATGCTATTGCTGCACATCATAATGAGGTGAAGCCCGAGAGTCTTGAGGCTATTGTGGTTCAAATAGCAGATGCCATTTCAGCATCTCGTCCTGGAGCAAGAAGGGAAAGTTTAAATAACTATATAAATAGACTTAAAAGACTTGAAGACATTGCATATAGTTTTGAGGGTGTTCAAAAATGTTATGCTATTCAGGCTGGTCGTGAAGTTAGAATTATTGTTGACAATGCCCTGATTAATGATGATAGATCAATTTTACTTGCAAGAGATATTGCTAAGAAGATAGAAGCTGAAATGAGATATCCTGGAAAAATTAAAGTTACAATTATTCGTGAAACCAGAGTTATTGAATATGCAAGATAG
- a CDS encoding TIGR00282 family metallophosphoesterase gives MQDSAIKTLIIGDIIGESGLKKVFFNLKNIKNKHRIDLVIANGENSSNGFGITPEIANNLFRSGVNVITTGNHVYSNYKINDYLNKQTYILRPNNFSDLLDGHGYCFLTIKDEKIAVINVQGVLNMNFIVKNPFDNTKKLINVLSNKARTIFVDFHAESNYEKESFGYFLNGFVTGVVGTHTHVMTQDERILSKGTAYISDIGMTGGLNSVIGFNPDISLKGLLEYTSLRAEVVEDDTILQGVIITSDLKTGRALKIERIQK, from the coding sequence ATGCAAGATAGCGCTATTAAAACCTTGATAATTGGGGATATAATAGGTGAGAGTGGATTAAAAAAAGTTTTTTTTAATCTTAAAAACATTAAGAATAAACATAGAATAGATTTGGTAATTGCTAATGGAGAAAATTCTTCGAATGGTTTTGGAATAACTCCAGAAATAGCAAATAATCTTTTTAGATCAGGTGTTAATGTTATTACTACGGGTAATCATGTTTATTCTAATTACAAGATAAATGATTACCTAAATAAGCAAACATATATCTTAAGGCCAAATAATTTTTCAGATTTATTAGATGGGCATGGTTATTGTTTTTTAACTATTAAAGATGAAAAGATTGCTGTTATAAATGTTCAAGGGGTTTTAAATATGAATTTTATTGTTAAGAATCCTTTTGATAATACAAAAAAATTGATTAATGTGCTCAGTAATAAGGCTAGAACCATTTTTGTTGATTTTCATGCTGAGAGCAATTATGAAAAAGAAAGTTTTGGATATTTTTTAAATGGTTTTGTAACGGGTGTAGTTGGTACTCATACCCATGTTATGACTCAAGATGAAAGAATATTGTCAAAAGGGACTGCCTATATTAGTGATATTGGGATGACAGGTGGATTAAATTCTGTAATAGGATTTAATCCCGATATTTCTCTTAAGGGTTTGCTTGAATATACTTCTTTAAGGGCTGAAGTTGTAGAAGATGATACAATTTTACAAGGAGTTATTATTACTTCTGATTTAAAGACAGGCCGCGCTTTAAAAATTGAAAGGATTCAGAAATAA
- a CDS encoding DNA-directed RNA polymerase subunit alpha — protein sequence MPAEKFLKDFTIPEKIEFLKSQGDGSYGKFTIYPFERGFGITIGNTLRRVLLSSIEGYAITAMRVQSNNKDSSSKVVSSEFDLIPGVSEDTLEVIANIKNIHLKLGGGEQRKTINFSVSGKDTNVLKASHFERDGVEVFNKDLIIATLSHDVNLDLEFQINYGRGYVSSEQNAKYLEEVNVIALDSIFSPIEKVSYSVEDTRVGQRSDYDKLVMEIWTTGVISAKDAIKKAASIVREFLFPLVDFEDNVNTSFEKSKSESSNLLDMSIEKLNLSVRSLNCLAKENVKTLGELISKNAEELSKARNFGKKSLEEIIEKLGSYRLYLGMSKEDALSVLSKNVKISE from the coding sequence ATGCCTGCAGAAAAGTTTTTGAAAGATTTCACTATACCTGAAAAAATTGAGTTTTTAAAAAGTCAAGGTGATGGGTCTTATGGTAAATTTACGATATATCCTTTTGAAAGGGGCTTTGGGATTACTATAGGTAATACTTTAAGGCGTGTTTTACTTTCTTCTATTGAAGGATATGCGATTACTGCTATGAGGGTTCAGTCTAACAATAAAGACTCTTCGTCGAAGGTTGTTTCAAGTGAATTTGATTTGATTCCTGGAGTTTCTGAGGATACTCTTGAGGTTATTGCTAATATTAAAAATATCCATTTGAAACTTGGAGGAGGAGAGCAAAGAAAGACAATAAACTTTAGTGTTAGCGGCAAAGATACTAATGTTTTGAAAGCTTCTCATTTTGAAAGAGATGGAGTTGAGGTTTTTAATAAAGATTTAATTATAGCTACTTTATCACACGATGTGAATTTAGATCTTGAATTTCAAATTAATTATGGTAGGGGGTATGTGTCTTCTGAGCAAAATGCTAAGTATTTAGAAGAAGTTAATGTTATTGCTTTAGATTCTATATTTTCGCCTATAGAGAAAGTTTCGTATTCTGTGGAAGATACTAGGGTTGGTCAAAGATCAGATTATGACAAGCTTGTAATGGAAATTTGGACTACAGGTGTGATTTCTGCCAAGGATGCAATAAAAAAGGCTGCATCAATAGTAAGAGAGTTTTTGTTTCCCCTTGTTGATTTTGAAGACAATGTTAATACATCTTTTGAGAAATCAAAATCAGAAAGCTCTAACTTACTTGATATGAGTATTGAGAAATTAAATTTATCAGTCAGATCTTTAAATTGTTTGGCTAAAGAAAATGTTAAGACTTTAGGTGAACTTATTAGTAAAAACGCAGAAGAGCTTTCTAAAGCTAGAAATTTTGGGAAAAAGAGTTTAGAGGAGATAATCGAGAAACTTGGTTCTTATCGATTATATTTAGGAATGTCTAAAGAAGATGCTCTATCTGTATTGAGTAAGAATGTTAAGATATCTGAATAA
- the der gene encoding ribosome biogenesis GTPase Der, protein MLSSYKKVLIVGRPNVGKSALFNRILDTKRSITESTCGVTRDLVEEVCKVDSFNFKLIDTGGFTILKDEISKIVVQKVLSSLEKVDLILLVLDINEILLEDYQIIERLRKYSSKVVLVLNKVDTKDKECLAHEFHNLGFKRYFLVSAVHCRGITKLRDFLKVEVGEANVENGVDIKVGIIGKPNSGKSTLINYLSGNEIAIVSDQPGTTRDFIKTKFTRNGKVFEVIDTAGIRRRARVNEIVEYYSVNRALKVIDMVDIVFLLIDVKEELTSQDKKIAHYATRKGKAIIIVFSKWDLVEESKGYFEALKSRFKVFFPILNFAPIFKISVHKKIGLDSLFKESFKLKDQLELKTSTSDLNKMLNLWVKDYHLNISHKIKYITQVSTNPVKFILFANKIKNFPNSYYNYLVNNLRKIGHKNIPILVELKEKIRDLK, encoded by the coding sequence TTGCTTAGTAGTTATAAAAAGGTTCTTATTGTTGGTAGGCCAAATGTAGGCAAATCTGCTTTATTTAATCGAATTTTAGATACAAAAAGAAGTATTACTGAGAGTACTTGCGGTGTTACTAGAGATTTAGTTGAAGAGGTTTGTAAGGTTGATTCTTTTAATTTTAAATTAATTGATACTGGTGGGTTTACGATCTTAAAAGATGAAATTAGCAAAATTGTTGTGCAAAAGGTTTTAAGCTCTTTAGAAAAGGTCGATTTAATTTTATTGGTTTTAGATATTAATGAAATTTTACTTGAAGATTATCAGATTATTGAAAGACTAAGAAAGTATAGCAGTAAGGTAGTTTTGGTTTTAAACAAGGTAGATACTAAAGATAAGGAATGTTTAGCTCATGAATTTCATAATTTAGGGTTCAAGCGCTATTTTCTAGTTAGTGCAGTTCATTGTCGAGGCATTACTAAGCTTAGAGATTTTTTAAAAGTGGAAGTTGGTGAAGCTAATGTTGAGAATGGAGTTGATATTAAGGTTGGAATTATAGGTAAACCCAATTCGGGCAAATCTACTCTTATTAATTATTTATCCGGAAATGAAATTGCAATTGTTTCGGATCAACCCGGTACTACTAGAGATTTTATTAAAACTAAGTTTACTAGAAATGGTAAAGTTTTTGAGGTTATTGATACAGCTGGGATAAGGCGAAGGGCAAGAGTAAATGAAATTGTTGAATATTATTCTGTTAATAGGGCATTAAAAGTAATTGATATGGTAGATATTGTGTTTTTGTTGATTGATGTTAAAGAAGAATTGACTTCTCAGGATAAAAAAATTGCGCATTATGCTACTAGAAAAGGGAAAGCAATTATTATTGTGTTTAGCAAATGGGATCTTGTAGAGGAATCTAAAGGTTATTTTGAAGCCTTAAAGAGCCGTTTTAAGGTTTTTTTCCCTATTTTAAATTTTGCTCCTATATTTAAAATTTCCGTTCATAAAAAGATAGGTCTAGATTCTCTTTTTAAAGAATCTTTTAAGTTAAAGGATCAGCTAGAGCTTAAAACCAGTACTTCAGATCTAAATAAAATGTTAAATTTATGGGTCAAAGATTATCATTTAAATATTTCTCATAAAATCAAATATATTACACAAGTTAGTACTAATCCTGTTAAGTTTATTCTTTTTGCAAATAAAATAAAGAATTTTCCCAATTCTTACTATAATTATTTAGTAAATAATTTGCGTAAAATTGGGCATAAAAATATTCCAATTTTAGTAGAATTAAAGGAAAAAATAAGAGATTTAAAGTGA
- a CDS encoding GerMN domain-containing protein yields MKRKKSSGSIKSDILLILIAIVLTIISVLLIIKNPLIMNIFKEKNYDNSFFESNQTQDNKLIDAKKTTKNTNIKILKNESFLIQPPEIKKLEEELKQNQRNNNPKNKKIIKLYFIKVTPEGYFLRQTVKRAIFYDKNILEETLKSLIKGPNEYELKNNFLSLIPIKTKLLNLNLSEGIAKINLSKEFYENSFGIEGIINQIAQITLTCLGINGINGIILTIENNPIILEELNLNFSGILNKKTLDKY; encoded by the coding sequence TTGAAAAGAAAAAAAAGTTCAGGCTCAATAAAATCAGACATACTTTTAATTTTAATTGCTATTGTTTTAACAATAATTAGTGTGCTTTTAATAATTAAAAATCCACTTATTATGAATATTTTTAAAGAAAAAAATTACGATAACAGTTTCTTCGAGTCAAACCAAACACAAGATAATAAATTAATTGACGCTAAAAAAACCACCAAAAATACAAATATAAAAATACTTAAAAATGAAAGCTTTTTAATCCAACCACCAGAAATAAAAAAACTTGAAGAAGAACTCAAACAAAACCAAAGAAATAATAACCCTAAAAACAAAAAAATTATTAAACTTTATTTTATAAAAGTAACCCCAGAAGGTTATTTTTTAAGACAAACTGTAAAAAGAGCTATATTTTACGACAAAAATATTCTTGAAGAAACATTAAAATCTTTAATTAAAGGACCAAATGAATACGAGCTAAAAAATAATTTTTTAAGCTTAATTCCTATAAAAACCAAGCTTTTAAATTTAAACCTAAGCGAAGGAATTGCAAAAATAAACTTATCTAAAGAATTTTATGAAAATAGTTTTGGAATTGAAGGAATAATTAATCAAATCGCTCAAATAACCTTAACATGTCTTGGAATTAACGGAATTAATGGAATAATTTTAACAATAGAAAATAATCCCATAATACTTGAAGAATTAAACTTAAATTTCTCAGGAATATTAAATAAAAAAACTTTAGATAAATATTAA
- the rpsK gene encoding 30S ribosomal protein S11 yields MSAKISNSIKKKIKRNIGEGNVYIQATFNNTIVTVSDIKGNALAWASAGGMGFKGAKKSTPYAAQMTAESALNKVRDFGINYVHVYIKGPGIGRESAIRAIGSIGMTVKSISDITPIPHNGCRPKKTRRV; encoded by the coding sequence TTGAGCGCAAAAATATCAAATAGTATTAAAAAAAAAATTAAGAGAAATATCGGAGAAGGAAACGTTTATATACAAGCTACTTTTAATAATACTATAGTTACTGTATCTGATATAAAGGGGAATGCTTTAGCTTGGGCAAGTGCTGGTGGGATGGGTTTTAAAGGGGCTAAAAAGTCGACCCCATATGCTGCTCAAATGACAGCAGAGTCTGCCTTAAATAAAGTGAGAGATTTTGGAATTAATTATGTTCATGTGTATATAAAAGGGCCAGGCATTGGCAGAGAGTCTGCAATAAGGGCTATTGGTTCGATTGGTATGACTGTAAAATCAATTTCAGATATTACTCCTATTCCTCATAATGGGTGCAGACCTAAAAAAACCAGACGAGTTTAG
- a CDS encoding HAD family hydrolase: MIKAVVFDLDGTLYPEADRNKLMFFEFLTNIKFFLAFKQIRKKIRILQSNQFSPSNRDELFSLQVKMLSDYLNFDENRCAFLLNKIYYSQIFSDKFKKLKPYLGVQDLIYWLKFKGIKLGVMSDFPILGRVKNLLGIQDSFWDILYSSEDTGYLKPHKAPFLKVIEDLNLSSNNILYVGNSYEYDILGAKNVSMKAAFFSKKNINYKGMIDFIFNDYKDLREYIRLNI, encoded by the coding sequence ATGATTAAAGCTGTAGTATTTGATTTAGATGGCACTTTATATCCTGAGGCAGATAGAAATAAACTAATGTTTTTTGAATTTTTAACTAATATTAAATTTTTTTTGGCTTTTAAACAGATTAGAAAAAAAATACGAATTTTACAAAGCAATCAATTTTCACCTTCAAATAGAGATGAACTTTTTTCTCTTCAGGTTAAAATGCTTTCTGATTATTTGAATTTTGATGAGAATCGATGTGCTTTTTTGTTAAACAAAATATATTACAGTCAGATTTTTAGTGATAAATTTAAAAAACTCAAGCCATATCTTGGAGTACAAGATTTAATTTATTGGCTGAAATTTAAGGGAATAAAATTAGGTGTAATGTCAGACTTTCCTATTTTAGGTCGTGTCAAAAATTTATTGGGTATTCAAGACAGTTTTTGGGATATTCTTTATTCTTCCGAAGATACTGGATATTTAAAGCCACACAAAGCACCTTTTTTAAAAGTTATTGAGGATTTAAATTTAAGTAGTAATAATATTTTGTATGTGGGCAATTCTTATGAGTATGACATTTTGGGTGCTAAAAATGTTTCAATGAAAGCAGCTTTTTTTTCAAAAAAGAATATAAATTACAAGGGGATGATTGATTTTATTTTTAATGATTATAAAGACTTAAGAGAATATATACGTTTGAATATATAG
- a CDS encoding TlyA family RNA methyltransferase, which produces MKGFRNNLLNILCKRYPEKTREELMILILKGNIYVNSHKEKNPKMLINKTSKIDLFENTCQTFVSRGGYKLLEAIKGFEIEVKNKICIDVGSSTGGFTDCLLQCGANFVYSIDVGINQLSYKLRIDPRVKVLERTNIFDVTEFNIVPNFAVVDVSFRSSISICVNLIDKLSDNFIIVLIKPQFEFKSLNLDVENFNGIVNGKYLKIILQRVIEKFYKNKLQVKNILKLKTKGKKGNQEFMFLVVKSNFLDIASSMQLLNNIEF; this is translated from the coding sequence TTGAAAGGATTCAGAAATAATTTATTAAACATACTTTGTAAAAGGTATCCAGAAAAAACACGAGAAGAATTAATGATCTTAATTCTAAAAGGTAATATATATGTAAATTCTCATAAAGAAAAAAATCCTAAAATGTTAATAAACAAAACAAGTAAAATAGATTTATTTGAGAATACTTGTCAAACATTTGTATCAAGAGGAGGGTATAAGCTTTTAGAAGCTATTAAAGGTTTTGAGATCGAAGTTAAAAATAAAATTTGTATTGATGTTGGTTCTTCAACCGGTGGTTTTACCGATTGTTTGTTGCAGTGTGGTGCCAATTTTGTTTATTCTATTGATGTAGGTATTAATCAACTTTCTTATAAGTTGAGAATTGATCCAAGAGTTAAAGTTTTAGAAAGAACTAATATTTTTGATGTTACAGAGTTTAATATTGTTCCTAATTTTGCCGTTGTAGATGTTTCTTTTAGATCATCAATAAGTATATGTGTAAATTTAATAGATAAACTTTCTGATAATTTTATTATAGTTTTGATTAAACCTCAGTTTGAGTTTAAAAGTTTAAATTTAGATGTAGAAAATTTTAATGGTATTGTGAATGGTAAGTATTTGAAGATAATTTTGCAAAGGGTGATTGAAAAATTCTATAAAAATAAATTACAAGTTAAAAATATATTGAAGTTAAAAACTAAAGGTAAAAAGGGTAATCAAGAATTCATGTTTTTAGTTGTTAAGTCGAATTTTTTAGATATTGCAAGTTCTATGCAATTGCTTAACAATATTGAATTTTAA
- the rplQ gene encoding 50S ribosomal protein L17: MKTKLGFNRLSRKSSHRRALLKNMVISFLRHEKISSTKAKLFEVKRFAERLITRAKVDTVHNRRELSKFVHDKYILNKLFTKISPVFRQRSGGYTRMIKLGKRYGDAAEMAILELVEKPLKVE; this comes from the coding sequence ATGAAAACAAAATTAGGTTTTAATAGATTAAGTAGGAAGTCTAGTCACAGAAGAGCACTTTTAAAAAATATGGTAATTTCTTTTTTAAGGCATGAAAAAATTTCTTCTACTAAGGCAAAGTTGTTTGAAGTTAAAAGATTTGCTGAAAGATTGATTACAAGGGCAAAAGTTGATACTGTGCATAATAGGCGAGAATTATCAAAATTTGTACACGATAAATATATTTTAAATAAGCTATTTACCAAAATTTCTCCTGTTTTTAGGCAAAGAAGTGGTGGATATACTCGGATGATTAAATTAGGAAAAAGATATGGAGATGCGGCTGAAATGGCTATTTTAGAATTAGTTGAAAAGCCTTTAAAAGTTGAATAA
- a CDS encoding phenylalanine--tRNA ligase subunit alpha produces the protein MKVDLNLIKTLHPLEIKVIANNEEEDNISASIIIKKLGFNEGQANKTIEWLNSKGIIEEVYRKLNVFYKATERGLGVLRDGFVEEKIINLVSQKAVLVSNLALELDIDIKEVRKAFGNLLKEGIISLGLNKEIIVNCLGGIKEANYQKIRVLLERAKSSDLLRESLTTEELLLISSFAKKKGADSVFFKIIEKLDLRFRLSIFGLEVKNFLMKSKLTGDKITKLTPEILKNKTYENKKFRAYNINIPSAKTFIGRTNSYLDYISKIKDKLVGLGFQEFDGPLVETEFFNSDALFIPQYHPSRDIKDVYYISDPSMQESLPEPYFSNVKLAHEKGYATGSRGWRYSFSEDLSKRLVLRTHGTVLSAKQLISAKSPSRYFGVIRCFRYDQVDATHGVDFYQTEGIVIEDGVSIKTLLGLLEIFAKEFAGATEVKYVPAYFPFTEPSIEIHVKHPVLGWFELGGSGIFRPEVTKPLGIELPVIAWGIGIDRMALMHLGLNDLRDLFTYDIGDVVLRRGKIYAKGRNL, from the coding sequence ATGAAGGTAGATTTAAATTTAATAAAAACATTGCATCCTCTTGAAATTAAAGTAATTGCAAACAATGAAGAAGAGGATAATATTTCTGCTTCAATTATTATTAAAAAATTGGGTTTTAATGAGGGTCAAGCAAATAAAACAATTGAGTGGTTAAATTCTAAAGGGATTATTGAAGAGGTTTATAGAAAATTAAATGTATTTTATAAAGCAACAGAAAGGGGTCTTGGTGTTTTAAGAGATGGGTTTGTTGAGGAAAAAATAATAAATTTAGTGTCTCAAAAGGCAGTGCTTGTTTCAAATTTAGCCTTAGAGCTTGATATTGATATTAAAGAAGTGAGAAAAGCCTTTGGTAATTTGTTAAAAGAGGGTATTATTTCTCTTGGTTTAAATAAAGAGATTATTGTGAATTGTTTAGGCGGCATAAAAGAGGCTAATTATCAAAAAATACGTGTTTTATTGGAAAGAGCAAAAAGTAGTGATCTTCTTAGAGAAAGTTTGACAACGGAAGAGCTTCTATTAATATCAAGTTTTGCCAAGAAAAAAGGAGCAGATTCTGTATTTTTTAAAATAATAGAAAAACTTGATTTAAGGTTTAGATTATCTATTTTTGGTCTGGAAGTTAAAAATTTTTTAATGAAAAGTAAATTGACTGGAGATAAGATTACTAAGCTTACTCCCGAAATTTTAAAAAATAAGACATATGAAAATAAAAAATTTAGAGCTTACAATATTAATATTCCATCAGCTAAAACTTTTATTGGGCGTACCAATTCTTATTTAGATTATATTTCTAAAATTAAAGACAAATTAGTAGGTCTTGGTTTTCAAGAGTTTGATGGTCCTTTAGTAGAAACAGAATTTTTTAACAGCGATGCTCTTTTTATACCCCAATATCATCCTTCTCGTGATATTAAGGATGTTTATTACATTTCAGATCCTAGTATGCAAGAATCTTTACCTGAACCTTATTTTTCTAATGTAAAATTAGCTCATGAAAAGGGATATGCAACAGGCTCAAGAGGCTGGAGATATAGTTTTAGCGAAGATCTTTCTAAGAGATTGGTTTTAAGAACCCATGGTACCGTTCTTTCTGCAAAACAATTAATCAGTGCCAAGAGCCCAAGCAGATATTTTGGAGTTATTAGATGTTTTAGGTATGATCAAGTAGATGCAACTCACGGAGTAGATTTTTATCAAACTGAGGGGATTGTTATTGAGGATGGTGTTAGCATTAAAACTTTGCTAGGCCTTCTTGAAATTTTTGCCAAAGAGTTTGCGGGTGCTACAGAAGTTAAATATGTTCCTGCATATTTTCCTTTTACTGAACCTTCGATTGAAATACATGTAAAACATCCTGTTCTTGGTTGGTTTGAACTTGGAGGAAGTGGAATTTTTAGGCCAGAAGTTACAAAACCTTTGGGTATTGAGCTACCTGTTATTGCTTGGGGAATTGGAATAGATAGAATGGCTTTAATGCACTTAGGTCTAAATGATTTGAGAGATTTATTTACTTATGATATTGGGGATGTTGTTTTAAGACGAGGAAAGATATATGCCAAAGGTAGAAATTTATAA